CGCCGGCCGGATCCTGGACCTTGCGCCAATTAGGATAGGTCTCGACCACCTTGATCGGCAGATCGGCGCGCAGATACAGCCAGGTCGCGGGATAGTTGCGGCCGGGGCCGCTGCGCATCATCGCCTTGGTCGCGGAAATCGACGCCCAATAGGGCGTCTGACGATCCTTCTGGGCTTCGGCGGACGTAACGCTGAGGCCGAGCACGGCCAGAAGCCCGAGCGCGAACAGCTTGCGCATTTTCATATCTCCTCCGTCCTGCCCTTACGCAGGAGGGACCCCCAGGTTCAACATGGATGTGGCCCGCGCTGCACTATCGCGGGACATCGGCGCCCGCCGGCGACGCGCGACCGGATCACTTTCCGGCTGCGGCGCGGCGGCGATGACGCTACGGCCGAGCGATGCCGACCTCCCGCCCCCGCATCATCGTTACCCGCCGCCTGCCGGAGCCCGTCGAAGAACGGCTGATCGCCGAATTCGACGCCGAGGTGAACCACGGTCCTCCGTTCGATCGCGCGCAACTCGCCGACGCGGTCCAGCGCTGCGACGCGCTCGCCTGCACCGTCACTGATCGGCTCGATGCCGAGATGATCGGTCAGGCCGGTGCGGACCTGAAGCTGCTCGCCAATTTCGGGGTCGGCGTCGATCATATCGATCTCGCCGCCGCCGCCGCACGCGGCATTCTGGTCAGCAACACGCCCGACGTGCTGACCGACGACACCGCCGACGTCACCCTGGCGCTGATCCTCGGCACTCTGCGCGGGCTCGGCGAGGGCGAGCGCGTGGTCCGCGCCGGGCAATGGGCCGGCTGGGGGCCGCGCCGGCAGATGGGCCGAAGCCTGACGGGCAAGCACCTCGCAATCGTCGGCATGGGCCGGATCGGCCTCGCCGTCGCAGCGCGAGCGCGCGCCTGCGGCATGCGCATCCACTATCACAATCGCCGCCGGGTCGAAGGTGACCAAGCGTTCGGCGCAACCTACTGGCCCGATCTCGACTCGATGATCGAACAGGCGGACGTGCTCAGCCTCAGCTGTCCCTATACGGCGGAAACCCACCATCTGATCGACGGTGCCCGGCTGCGGCGGATGCCGGCGGACGCCTTCCTGATCAACGCCGCGCGCGGCGCGATCGTCGATCAGGAGGCGCTGATCGCTGCCCTCGAACGCGGCGAGATCGCCGGCGCCGGCCTCGACGTCTACCCGAACGAGCCCCATGTCGATCCGCGGCTGATCGCTCTGCCCAACGTCATGCTCCTGCCGCACCTCGGCTCGGCGACGGTCGAGACCAGGATTGCGATGGGCGAGAAGGTCGTCGCCAACATAAGCGCCTGGGCGAAAGGCGAGGAAATGCCGGACAGGGTGTGACTGCCCTCACGGCACGGCCCTCACTGCCCTGCCCTCACCGCACGGCCCTCACCCTCCCACCGCTTCGCGGCGGGCCCCTCCCTCTCCCCAAGTGGGAGAGGGTAGAGAGGCGCTTCACTTTCCCTCTCCCATTTGGGGAGAGGGAGGGGCCCAAGCCGCCAGGCTTGGGAGGGTGAGGGCCGACGGGTGAGGGCAATTACGCCCCCGTCTGAATGCGCTCCACCAGCTGCTTCACGGTCGGCACGAAGCCGTTCGAGTAGAAGGGGTCGTTCTTGAAGCGGAAGGCGGCGTGGCCGGCGAACATGAGGTTGTTCTCGACGGGGCCGCCATGGGCGATGTCCTGCAGCGTCTTCTGGATGCAGAAGGACCGCGGGTCGGCGAGGCGGCCGGTCGAGTTCTTCTCATTGTCCGCCCAGGCCGAGAAGGAGCATTGGGAGAGGCAGCCCATGCAATCGGCCTGATCCTTGCGGATCTGCATCTTATCGTCCGGCTCGACGAAGATCAGCGTCTCGTCCGGGGTTTTGAGCGACTCCGTATAGCCCTGCGCGAACCATTCGCGCGCGTGGAGCAGATCGCCGCGGGTCACCCAGAAATTCTTCTTGCCGCCGACGCCGACGTCGAGCTGGAATTC
The nucleotide sequence above comes from Sphingosinicella sp. BN140058. Encoded proteins:
- a CDS encoding D-glycerate dehydrogenase, with translation MPTSRPRIIVTRRLPEPVEERLIAEFDAEVNHGPPFDRAQLADAVQRCDALACTVTDRLDAEMIGQAGADLKLLANFGVGVDHIDLAAAAARGILVSNTPDVLTDDTADVTLALILGTLRGLGEGERVVRAGQWAGWGPRRQMGRSLTGKHLAIVGMGRIGLAVAARARACGMRIHYHNRRRVEGDQAFGATYWPDLDSMIEQADVLSLSCPYTAETHHLIDGARLRRMPADAFLINAARGAIVDQEALIAALERGEIAGAGLDVYPNEPHVDPRLIALPNVMLLPHLGSATVETRIAMGEKVVANISAWAKGEEMPDRV